In a single window of the Desulfovibrio sp. X2 genome:
- a CDS encoding helix-turn-helix transcriptional regulator produces MPKPTTRTYSRYAREAATLLGLMIHNARVERGQTIAEVAERAGVTRGLVGRIEKGDMGCSIGLVFEVAAIVGVRLFDAEPETLTRHLALARDRLALLPKAVRHGAKAVKDDF; encoded by the coding sequence ATGCCCAAGCCAACGACCAGGACATATTCGCGCTACGCCCGCGAGGCGGCGACGCTGCTCGGGCTGATGATCCACAACGCGCGCGTCGAGCGCGGACAGACGATCGCGGAGGTCGCCGAGCGGGCCGGTGTCACGCGCGGTCTCGTCGGCAGGATCGAGAAGGGTGACATGGGCTGCTCCATCGGCCTCGTGTTCGAGGTCGCCGCGATCGTCGGCGTCCGCCTGTTCGATGCGGAGCCGGAGACCCTGACCAGGCATCTCGCGCTCGCGCGCGACAGGCTGGCCCTGCTCCCCAAGGCCGTGCGCCACGGCGCGAAGGCGGTGAAAGATGACTTCTAG